TACTGCCACCACCAGGTTTTGCGTGTCCCGGTCGAAGCAGGGCGATCTACTGGAACCATCAGGCTGCACATCCGATCAGATCACGGTGCCATTGGCTTCTTCTTGCAAGTCGTTCAGCTTCGCGCCGTCAGGCCGCGACCGGCTGAAAGGGTTCGTTCCTCGATAAGACCGCCCAGACGATCCGGGCAACCTTGTTGGCGCTCGCGACGACAATCTTGTTGGTGTGCATGCCCCGTGCGCAAAGCCGTTCCATAAATTCCGCCATTCGACTTTCCCGCTTTCTGCGATGGTAAAATGCCGACCGCATGCCGTGTATCATCAGCGTTCGAACATGGGTGTTTCCGCGTTTCGATATCCCGAGCAGGATCGTCTTGCCTCCGGTCGAGCGCTGTCTGGGTACAAGTCCGAGAAAGGCGGCGAGATCTCGCCCTGTCCGGAAGTCAGAGATGTTGGCGACGGCGCTATAAAGGGCTGTCGCCACGATCACGCCGATGCCCGGAATGGGAAGCAAGGCCCGGCAGACAGAGTTGGATTTGGCGAAGGCTTCCAGTTCGTCGTCGATCTTGGAAAGGCGAGCGTCGATCATCGTGTATTCGGCAATGAGCGTTTCGAAGAGCGCCCGCGAGACCGCAGAAAGATCGACCTTTCCGACCTCCATCAATTCCGTCTGAATGTAGCGTTCGAAACGCGCCCGCCCTGAGGGGATCACCAGGCCGCGTTCGCGCAACAGGCCACGGAGCTGATTGATGATCGAGGTTCGTGCCGTCACTAGCCGTTGGCGCACACGATGGAGCGCCTGCATGTCCAGTTGTTCATCGGATTTGATTCCGACCGCATGGCGGCCCGGCCGTTGTGCGGCTTCGGCGATCGCCAGCGCATCGTTCCAGTCGTTCTTTTGCGCTTTTGCGAAGGGCCGCACGCTCTCCGGGGTCAGCAGCTTGACGTCATGTCCCATCGCGATGAGCTGGTGGGCAAGCCAATGCGCGCCAGAACACGCCTCGAATGCTACACGCAGGCACTCGCTGCGCCGATCGCCGAAAAACGCCAGCAGCCGTGAACGGGTAAATTGCTTTCGCAGGACGATGTCGCCATCGGCGCCCAGGCCGACGACGTGGAAGCTGTTTTTGCCGATATCGATGCCGATCTGCTTGAATGTCATGTGATGCCTCCTTGTTGAGACGGCGAAAATATCCGCCGGGGAGGAGGCGAACCATCCCACAAGATGAAGCCCGGCTCGGACAGAAGAACGGCCGCACCCGGATCTGGGCCAAGAGGGGGACGCGCCCACGCCTCCCGGCCGACCAACGTTATGAGAACGCCTACCTGTTCGGCGCGATCTGCCCCAGGCGCGGCGTCGGCGCCGCGCTCATGCTGCCGCACGCCAACATTCCGGCCATGCAGATGCACCTCGACGAAATCAGCCGCACCGTGGCCCGGCGCGCCCATGCCGTCGTCCTGATGGACCGCGCCGGCTGGCACAAGACCGACAGGCTCAAGGTCCCGAAGAACCTCACCATCATCCTCCTCCCGTCACGGTCCCCCGAGCTGAACCCGGTCGAGAACATCTGGCAGTATCTACGCCAGAACTGGCTCTCCAACTCCGTCTTCGAGACCTACGACGCCATCCTCGACGCCGGATGCGACGCTTGGAACCGCCTCCTGGCAAAGCCCCAGACGATCATGTCCATTGGTCTCAGAAACTGGGCACATGGCGGTCAGTAACTACTGCCGTTGGTATTAGTTAGGGCCTTACCAATTCTCCGAGCCAGAGGACAGTCGCAGCCGAAACCACTATGGCTTGCCGCGCCGAAAGATGAGCATCGCTGTGGCGAAAAGAGGCGCGCCGATCGCCAGGAGCGCGAGCGCCTGCGGCCAAAGCTCGGACAGGCCTATCCCTTTCAGGAACACGCCGAGGATCACGTCCATGTAATGGCGCAGCGGGCTCCCGAGAGAGAGAGTCTGCAACAGCGCGGGCATGCTTTCAACGGGCGCAAGTGTCCCGGAGAGGAACATCAACGGGAACAAGCTGAAAAAGCTTAGCAAAAGGGCCTGCTGCAATGTTCGGCTCACGCTTGCAATCAGCACGCCCAGCGAAATCGCGCTCACAAGGAATACCGCAGTGAGCGCAAGGAAGAGAAGGAAGCTGCCCCGCATAGGCACGCCGAACCACCAGACGATCAAGAGGCTTGGGAATATCGAGAGGAGCCCGATAACGAGTGTCGGGAAGGTCTTGGCGACGAAGAGCTCCGCCGTGCCGATCGGCGTCACCTGGAGCTGCTCGATAGTGCCGGCTTCTTTCTCGCGGACGATGGAGGCCGCTGGATGGATCACCCCCACCATCATGGCGGCAAGCGCAATCATGGAAAGCACCACGAATGAGGTGTAGGTCTGGTCAGGGTTGTACCAGACCCGGACTACCGGCTGGACACCCCCTCCGGACGCCGCTGCGGTTGTCGAAGCCGCCTGGAAACGGTTGACGATCTCAAGCGCATAACCGCGGGCCTGTGCCGCCATGTTCGAATTGGTCCCGTCAAGGAGTACCTGCACGGTAGGCGTGTCGCCCCTCGCCAAATTATGCTGGAAGCGTTCCGGGATGACGAGCGCAACACGTGCCCGGCCCGTCTGAAGCCAATCTGTCG
This window of the Oceanibaculum nanhaiense genome carries:
- a CDS encoding IS110 family RNA-guided transposase, with translation MTFKQIGIDIGKNSFHVVGLGADGDIVLRKQFTRSRLLAFFGDRRSECLRVAFEACSGAHWLAHQLIAMGHDVKLLTPESVRPFAKAQKNDWNDALAIAEAAQRPGRHAVGIKSDEQLDMQALHRVRQRLVTARTSIINQLRGLLRERGLVIPSGRARFERYIQTELMEVGKVDLSAVSRALFETLIAEYTMIDARLSKIDDELEAFAKSNSVCRALLPIPGIGVIVATALYSAVANISDFRTGRDLAAFLGLVPRQRSTGGKTILLGISKRGNTHVRTLMIHGMRSAFYHRRKRESRMAEFMERLCARGMHTNKIVVASANKVARIVWAVLSRNEPFQPVAA
- a CDS encoding IS630 family transposase, encoding MSCDASLLRRRKYPPGRRRTIPQDEARLGQKNGRTRIWAKRGTRPRLPADQRYENAYLFGAICPRRGVGAALMLPHANIPAMQMHLDEISRTVARRAHAVVLMDRAGWHKTDRLKVPKNLTIILLPSRSPELNPVENIWQYLRQNWLSNSVFETYDAILDAGCDAWNRLLAKPQTIMSIGLRNWAHGGQ
- a CDS encoding ABC transporter permease, giving the protein MGTRLAGLLVKEMIQLLRDRVMLVLILWLYTIEVVICAYALSFEVNDMPLAVVDLDQTSASRALVESFMVTDAFAPAGYPASAPAATDWLQTGRARVALVIPERFQHNLARGDTPTVQVLLDGTNSNMAAQARGYALEIVNRFQAASTTAAASGGGVQPVVRVWYNPDQTYTSFVVLSMIALAAMMVGVIHPAASIVREKEAGTIEQLQVTPIGTAELFVAKTFPTLVIGLLSIFPSLLIVWWFGVPMRGSFLLFLALTAVFLVSAISLGVLIASVSRTLQQALLLSFFSLFPLMFLSGTLAPVESMPALLQTLSLGSPLRHYMDVILGVFLKGIGLSELWPQALALLAIGAPLFATAMLIFRRGKP